The Pseudomonas azotoformans genome has a segment encoding these proteins:
- a CDS encoding TMEM165/GDT1 family protein: protein MLDSLLVPTAIVALAEIGDKTQLLALILAARFRKPWPIIAGIVAATLANHAAAGAVGAWFGSFFSDAVLHWILAASFCATALWTLVPDKLDDDEASTTRKFGPFLTTLIAFFLAEIGDKTQIATVMLAAQYPELWLVIIGTTLGMLIANVPVVLAGNFAAEKLPLTLIRRLAASAFFILAIVAVYKAMQSSGWI from the coding sequence ATGCTGGATTCACTACTCGTTCCTACCGCAATCGTTGCCTTGGCCGAAATCGGCGACAAGACGCAACTGCTCGCGCTCATCCTGGCCGCACGCTTTCGCAAACCCTGGCCGATCATCGCCGGCATCGTCGCCGCGACCCTGGCCAACCATGCGGCCGCCGGTGCCGTGGGCGCCTGGTTCGGCAGTTTCTTCTCGGATGCGGTGTTGCACTGGATCCTCGCGGCGAGCTTCTGCGCCACAGCCTTGTGGACCCTGGTGCCCGACAAACTCGACGATGACGAAGCCAGTACCACGCGCAAATTCGGTCCGTTCCTGACCACGCTGATCGCGTTCTTCCTCGCGGAAATCGGTGACAAGACGCAAATCGCTACGGTGATGCTGGCGGCGCAGTACCCGGAGTTGTGGCTGGTGATTATCGGGACGACCCTGGGCATGCTGATTGCCAACGTGCCGGTGGTCTTGGCGGGGAATTTTGCGGCGGAGAAACTGCCGTTGACGCTGATTCGTCGACTGGCGGCGTCGGCGTTCTTCATCCTGGCGATTGTGGCGGTTTACAAGGCCATGCAGAGCAGCGGTTGGATCTAA
- a CDS encoding class I SAM-dependent methyltransferase, producing the protein MDPRSEVLLRQAELFQGNLLLVGLPADDLLGRLPNAHGWCWHAGDQAALDARFPERSQFGVNVPERAFDVAVIFLPKSKDLTDYLLNAVASRLPGAEVFLVGEKKAGIESAAKQLIPFGKPRKLDSARHCQLWQITVANAPQAVELESLAQVFDVPLAEGPLKVVSLPGVFSHGRLDRGTELLLEHLDKLPSGHLLDFGCGAGVLGAAVKRRYPHNTVTMLDVDAFAAASSRLTLAANGLEADVLTGDGIDAAPMGLNAILSNPPFHVGVHTDYFATENLLRKAAKHLAKGGELRLVANSFLKYQPLIEEHLGVCAIKAEGNGFRIYRAKRG; encoded by the coding sequence ATGGATCCGCGCAGTGAAGTACTGCTTCGTCAGGCCGAACTTTTTCAAGGCAACCTGCTGCTGGTGGGGTTGCCTGCCGACGACCTGCTGGGTCGCCTGCCCAACGCCCACGGCTGGTGCTGGCATGCCGGCGATCAGGCGGCACTCGACGCTCGTTTCCCCGAGCGCAGCCAGTTTGGCGTGAACGTGCCGGAGCGGGCGTTTGATGTGGCGGTGATCTTCCTGCCCAAGTCCAAGGACCTCACCGACTACCTGCTCAACGCCGTGGCCTCGCGTTTGCCCGGCGCCGAGGTGTTTTTGGTCGGCGAGAAGAAAGCCGGGATCGAAAGCGCCGCCAAGCAGCTGATCCCCTTCGGCAAACCGCGCAAGCTCGACAGCGCACGGCATTGCCAACTGTGGCAGATCACCGTGGCCAACGCCCCGCAGGCGGTCGAGCTGGAGAGCCTCGCGCAGGTCTTCGACGTGCCGCTGGCCGAGGGCCCGCTCAAAGTGGTGAGTTTGCCGGGCGTGTTCAGCCACGGGCGCCTGGATCGTGGCACCGAACTGCTGCTGGAACATCTGGACAAACTGCCAAGCGGCCATTTGCTGGACTTCGGTTGCGGCGCGGGGGTGCTGGGGGCTGCGGTCAAACGTCGCTACCCGCACAACACGGTGACAATGCTCGACGTGGATGCCTTCGCCGCCGCCAGCAGTCGCTTGACCCTGGCTGCCAATGGTCTGGAAGCCGACGTACTGACCGGTGACGGCATCGACGCGGCACCCATGGGTTTGAACGCGATTTTGAGCAATCCACCGTTCCATGTCGGTGTGCACACCGATTATTTCGCCACTGAGAATCTGCTGCGAAAAGCGGCGAAACACCTGGCAAAAGGTGGCGAACTTCGCCTGGTCGCCAACAGCTTCCTGAAGTACCAACCGTTGATCGAAGAGCACCTGGGCGTGTGCGCGATCAAGGCCGAGGGCAATGGTTTTCGCATCTATCGCGCCAAGCGCGGCTGA
- a CDS encoding 2-hydroxyacid dehydrogenase, giving the protein MTNNRRAVFLDHPSLDLGDLDLCELRGSFSELQLFTGTTPQNVIERVQGAHVVISNKIALSTETLAACPELKLILVSATGTNNVDLDAARAHGITVSNCQGYGTPSVAQHTIMLLLNLATRLKDYQRDVSAGKWQEAKQFCLLDHPIVELEGKTLGLLGHGELGGAVARLAEAFGMRVVLGAIPGRPARADRVPLDELLAQVDALTLHCPLNEHTRDFIGARELALLKPGAFVVNTARGGLINEQALADALRSGHLGGAATDVLSVEPPANGNPLLAGDIPRLIVTPHNAWGSREARQRIVGQLAENARGFFNGAPLRVVS; this is encoded by the coding sequence ATGACGAACAATCGCCGCGCCGTCTTCCTTGATCACCCGTCCCTGGACCTGGGGGACCTCGACCTCTGCGAGCTGCGAGGCAGCTTCAGCGAGTTGCAGTTGTTTACCGGCACCACGCCGCAGAACGTGATTGAACGCGTGCAAGGTGCCCACGTGGTCATCAGCAACAAGATCGCGCTCAGTACCGAAACCCTGGCGGCTTGCCCCGAACTCAAGCTGATCCTGGTGTCGGCCACCGGCACCAATAACGTCGACCTCGACGCCGCCCGCGCCCACGGCATCACCGTGAGCAACTGCCAGGGCTACGGCACGCCGTCGGTGGCGCAGCACACGATCATGCTGTTGCTCAACCTGGCGACGCGCTTGAAGGATTATCAACGGGACGTCAGCGCCGGCAAGTGGCAAGAGGCCAAGCAGTTCTGCCTGCTGGACCACCCGATTGTAGAGCTGGAAGGCAAGACCCTCGGCCTGCTCGGTCATGGCGAATTGGGCGGCGCCGTCGCGCGACTGGCTGAAGCGTTCGGCATGCGTGTTGTGCTCGGCGCTATTCCAGGCCGGCCAGCGCGTGCCGACCGCGTGCCATTGGATGAACTGCTGGCGCAGGTGGACGCACTCACCCTTCACTGCCCACTCAACGAACACACCCGCGACTTTATCGGCGCCCGTGAACTGGCGCTGCTCAAGCCTGGCGCGTTTGTGGTCAATACGGCGCGTGGTGGCTTGATCAACGAGCAGGCCCTGGCGGACGCCTTGCGCAGCGGCCATCTGGGCGGCGCGGCCACCGATGTGCTGAGCGTGGAGCCGCCGGCGAATGGCAACCCACTGTTGGCCGGTGACATCCCTCGGCTGATCGTCACCCCGCACAACGCCTGGGGCAGTCGCGAAGCGCGCCAGCGCATCGTCGGCCAACTGGCGGAAAACGCCCGGGGCTTTTTCAACGGGGCCCCGCTGCGCGTCGTCAGTTGA
- a CDS encoding LysE family translocator, with protein MYAAEFLTVALIHLLAVASPGPDFAVVVRESVTHGRRAGTWTALGVGSAIFLHVGYSLLGIGLIVSQSIVLFNALKWAAAAYLLYIGFKALRAQPAKPAAEGDLHREAGERTPRGAFTAGFVTNGLNPKATLFFLSLFTVVINPHTPLAIQAGYGVYLAVATALWFCLVAMLFSQQRVRAGFARMGHWFDRTMGAVLIAIGVKLAFTSMK; from the coding sequence ATGTACGCCGCCGAGTTCTTGACCGTAGCCCTGATTCACTTGTTGGCGGTGGCCAGCCCCGGCCCGGATTTCGCGGTGGTGGTGCGTGAAAGCGTGACCCACGGCCGTCGCGCCGGGACCTGGACTGCGCTGGGCGTCGGTTCGGCGATTTTCCTGCACGTGGGTTATTCGTTGCTCGGTATCGGCTTGATCGTGTCCCAGTCCATCGTGCTGTTCAACGCCCTGAAATGGGCGGCCGCCGCCTACCTGCTGTACATCGGCTTCAAGGCCCTGCGCGCGCAGCCGGCCAAACCTGCCGCCGAAGGCGATTTGCACCGCGAAGCCGGCGAGCGCACCCCGCGTGGCGCGTTTACCGCCGGTTTCGTGACCAATGGCTTGAACCCCAAGGCCACGCTGTTTTTCCTGTCATTGTTCACCGTGGTGATCAACCCCCACACCCCGCTGGCGATCCAGGCCGGTTACGGCGTGTACCTGGCGGTGGCGACGGCGCTGTGGTTCTGCCTGGTGGCCATGCTGTTCAGCCAGCAGCGCGTGCGCGCCGGGTTTGCGCGGATGGGGCACTGGTTCGACCGCACCATGGGCGCGGTGTTGATTGCGATTGGGGTCAAGCTGGCCTTCACCAGCATGAAGTGA
- a CDS encoding fatty acid--CoA ligase — protein MLQTRVNPPAEGAYQYPLLIKRLLMSGTRYEKTREIVYRDKLRYTYPTLIERVARLANVLTEAGVKAGDTVAVMDWDSHRYLECMFAIPMIGAVIHTINVRLSPEQILYTMNHAEDRFVLVNSEFVGLYQAIAGQLTTVDKTLLLTDGESKTAELPNLVGEYETLLAAASPKYDFQDFDEHSVATTFYTTGTTGNPKGVYFTHRQLVLHTMGVATIMGSVDSVRLLGTNDVYMPITPMFHVHAWGLPYVATMLGLKQVYPGRYDPEYLVELWRKEKVTFSHCVPTILQMVLNAKAAQDVDFGGWKIVIGGSALNRSLYEASKARGIQLTAAYGMSETGPLVSCAHLNEELMAGSEDERTTYRIKAGVPGPLVEAAIIDGDGNFLPADGESQGELVLRAPWLSEGYFNEPQKGAELWEGGWMHTGDVATLDAFGVIDIRDRIKDVIKTGGEWISSLALEDLVSRHPAVREVAVVGIADPQWGERPFALLVVRDGHVIGARELKEHLKPFVELGHLSKWAIPSQIAVVTEIPKTSVGKLDKKRIRIDIIEWQANNSTFLSTL, from the coding sequence ATGTTGCAGACCCGCGTCAATCCGCCCGCCGAAGGTGCGTACCAATACCCGCTGTTGATCAAACGCCTGTTGATGTCCGGCACCCGCTATGAAAAGACCCGGGAAATCGTCTACCGCGACAAACTGCGCTACACCTACCCCACCCTGATCGAGCGTGTTGCGCGCCTGGCCAATGTGCTGACTGAAGCGGGCGTGAAGGCCGGTGATACCGTGGCGGTGATGGACTGGGACAGCCACCGTTACCTGGAATGCATGTTCGCCATCCCGATGATTGGTGCGGTGATCCACACCATCAACGTGCGCCTGTCGCCGGAACAGATCCTCTACACCATGAACCACGCCGAGGACCGCTTTGTGCTGGTCAACAGTGAGTTCGTGGGGCTTTACCAGGCGATTGCTGGGCAGTTGACTACGGTCGACAAGACTCTGCTGCTTACCGACGGCGAGTCCAAGACCGCCGAACTGCCCAACCTGGTGGGCGAGTACGAAACCCTGCTGGCCGCCGCCAGCCCGAAGTACGACTTCCAGGACTTCGACGAACACTCCGTCGCCACCACCTTCTACACCACCGGCACCACCGGTAACCCCAAGGGCGTGTATTTCACCCACCGCCAGTTGGTGCTGCACACCATGGGCGTGGCGACCATCATGGGCAGCGTCGACAGCGTGCGGCTGCTGGGCACCAACGACGTGTACATGCCGATCACGCCGATGTTCCACGTGCATGCCTGGGGTTTGCCGTATGTGGCGACCATGCTCGGCCTGAAGCAGGTCTACCCTGGCCGCTACGACCCGGAATACCTGGTGGAGCTGTGGCGCAAGGAAAAGGTCACCTTCTCCCACTGCGTACCGACCATCCTGCAAATGGTGCTCAACGCCAAGGCGGCCCAGGACGTGGATTTCGGTGGCTGGAAAATCGTCATCGGCGGCAGTGCGCTTAACCGTTCGCTGTACGAAGCGTCCAAGGCCCGTGGCATTCAGTTGACCGCCGCCTACGGCATGTCCGAGACCGGGCCATTGGTGTCCTGCGCCCACCTCAACGAAGAACTGATGGCTGGCAGCGAGGATGAGCGCACCACTTACCGCATCAAGGCTGGCGTGCCCGGGCCGTTGGTGGAGGCGGCGATCATCGACGGTGATGGAAACTTCTTGCCCGCTGACGGCGAGTCCCAAGGTGAGCTGGTGCTGCGCGCGCCATGGCTCAGCGAAGGCTATTTCAACGAGCCGCAAAAAGGCGCCGAGCTGTGGGAAGGCGGCTGGATGCACACGGGCGACGTGGCCACGCTGGATGCCTTCGGCGTGATCGACATCCGCGACCGCATCAAGGATGTGATCAAGACCGGCGGCGAGTGGATCTCCTCCCTGGCCCTCGAAGACCTGGTCAGCCGGCACCCGGCGGTACGCGAAGTAGCGGTGGTGGGTATCGCCGATCCGCAGTGGGGCGAGCGTCCGTTTGCGTTGCTGGTGGTGCGTGATGGCCATGTGATAGGGGCCCGTGAGCTCAAGGAACACCTCAAGCCGTTCGTGGAACTGGGCCACTTGAGCAAGTGGGCGATTCCGAGCCAGATTGCCGTTGTTACGGAAATTCCCAAGACCAGTGTCGGCAAGCTCGACAAAAAACGTATCCGCATCGACATCATCGAATGGCAGGCCAATAACAGCACCTTCCTGTCCACCCTCTGA
- a CDS encoding DUF1302 domain-containing protein: MTSVNQFWRRARLPLAVSLASTLAGPAFGVSFNIGEIEGSFDSSLSVGASWSTAKANRDLIGVNNGGRGLSQTSDDGHLNFKRGETFSKIFKGIHDLELKYGDTGVFVRGKYWYDFELKDESREFKDISDKGRQQGARSSGGQILDAFIYHNYSIADEPGSVRFGKQVVSWGESTFIGGGINSVNPIDVSAFRRPGAEIKEGLIPVNMFYVSQTLTDNLSAEAFYQLDWQQTVTDNCGTFFSQPDVVSKGCDDNLRLLAKRSTIAGQPGGPGALAAFNALGIDTNEEGTLVRRTKDREARDGGQFGVAMHYNFEPLDTEFGAYFMNYHSRAPIFSATAAPASAYARAPTFGALAPVFIAGNSKYFVEYPEDIRLYGLSFSTTLPTGTAWSGEISYRPNAPVQLNTTDILYAGVRDLPAAFGLSNASLLKGSPGQDLNGYRRKEITQFQTTLTHFFDQVMGASRLTLVGELGVTHVGGLESKSDVRYGRDPVFGPGALPATGARNTCSQILNPSTIGGAGPGTDASNMSKYCDNDGFTTATSWGYRGRAIWEYPDVFAGVNLKPNVAWSHDVKGYSPGPGGNFEEGRKAVSLGLDAEYQNTYTASLAYTNFFGGKFSTVDDRDFVALSFGANF; this comes from the coding sequence ATGACCTCAGTAAACCAGTTCTGGCGCCGGGCAAGACTGCCCCTGGCCGTCAGTCTCGCTTCTACGCTCGCCGGGCCCGCATTCGGCGTCAGTTTCAACATTGGTGAAATCGAAGGGAGTTTTGACTCGTCGCTTTCCGTGGGGGCCAGTTGGTCGACAGCGAAGGCCAACCGCGATCTGATCGGTGTCAACAACGGTGGCAGGGGTTTGTCCCAGACTTCCGATGACGGCCACTTGAACTTCAAGCGTGGGGAGACCTTCTCGAAGATCTTCAAGGGCATCCATGATCTGGAACTGAAGTACGGCGATACCGGTGTGTTTGTGCGAGGTAAGTATTGGTATGACTTTGAACTCAAGGACGAAAGCCGCGAGTTCAAGGATATCAGCGACAAAGGCCGCCAGCAGGGCGCTCGCTCGTCTGGCGGGCAGATACTCGACGCATTCATTTATCACAACTACTCAATCGCCGATGAGCCAGGGTCTGTGCGGTTTGGCAAGCAAGTTGTGAGCTGGGGTGAAAGCACCTTCATTGGTGGCGGCATCAACTCGGTCAACCCGATTGACGTTTCGGCGTTCCGACGCCCAGGGGCTGAAATCAAGGAAGGCCTGATTCCAGTCAACATGTTCTACGTGTCACAAACGCTGACCGATAATCTATCGGCAGAAGCGTTTTACCAATTGGATTGGCAGCAGACGGTGACGGATAACTGCGGGACGTTCTTCTCGCAGCCAGATGTGGTCTCCAAAGGCTGTGATGACAATCTGCGCCTGCTTGCCAAGCGCTCGACCATCGCTGGACAACCAGGTGGCCCGGGGGCATTGGCAGCGTTCAACGCTCTGGGGATTGATACCAACGAAGAGGGCACACTGGTTCGTCGCACCAAAGATCGCGAGGCGCGCGACGGCGGCCAATTCGGCGTGGCCATGCACTACAACTTCGAGCCGCTGGACACTGAATTCGGCGCCTACTTCATGAACTACCACAGCCGTGCACCGATTTTCAGCGCGACGGCGGCTCCGGCATCCGCCTATGCAAGGGCGCCGACCTTTGGCGCTCTGGCCCCGGTATTTATTGCGGGTAACTCCAAGTATTTCGTTGAATACCCGGAAGATATCCGCCTGTACGGTCTGAGCTTTTCGACCACGCTGCCTACTGGCACCGCCTGGAGTGGCGAGATCAGCTATCGTCCTAACGCGCCTGTGCAACTGAACACCACGGACATCCTGTATGCCGGCGTCCGGGACCTGCCTGCTGCGTTTGGCTTGAGCAATGCCTCTTTGCTCAAAGGCAGTCCTGGCCAGGACTTGAACGGCTACCGTCGTAAAGAAATCACTCAGTTCCAGACCACCTTGACGCACTTCTTCGATCAAGTGATGGGCGCCAGTCGCTTAACCTTGGTGGGTGAGTTGGGAGTCACCCATGTCGGTGGCCTCGAAAGTAAATCGGATGTCCGTTATGGTCGAGACCCAGTCTTTGGTCCTGGTGCATTGCCTGCGACAGGCGCGCGTAATACCTGCTCACAGATTCTCAACCCATCGACTATCGGCGGCGCAGGGCCCGGTACCGATGCGAGCAATATGTCCAAGTACTGCGACAACGATGGTTTCACCACAGCCACCTCTTGGGGCTACCGTGGTCGTGCAATCTGGGAATACCCGGACGTCTTCGCGGGTGTGAACCTCAAGCCTAACGTTGCGTGGTCTCACGACGTAAAAGGCTATTCGCCAGGCCCTGGCGGTAACTTCGAAGAAGGTCGCAAGGCGGTCAGCCTGGGCCTGGATGCCGAGTATCAGAACACCTACACCGCCAGCCTGGCCTACACCAACTTCTTTGGTGGCAAGTTCAGTACGGTGGATGACCGCGACTTCGTCGCGTTGAGCTTCGGCGCCAACTTCTAA
- a CDS encoding DUF1329 domain-containing protein, with amino-acid sequence MKITKSLLHVGVLGLSILASNVMAAVSADEAAKLGTTLTPMGAEMAGNAAGTIPKWSPLPTNAGAVDARGFLANPYASEQPQFTITAANVEQYKDKLAPGQYAMFKRYPETFKMPVYPTHRGATVPADVFASIKKNATNTNLVSGGNGLENFETAVPFPIPKSGVEVIWNHITRYRGGSVTRLVTQATPQTNGSYSLVYFRDQFVFRDKMKDYDPKNPGNVLFYFKQQVTAPARLAGGVLLVHETLDQVKEPRSAWVYNAGQRRVRRAPQVSYDGPGTAADGLRTSDNLDMYNGAPDRYDWKLDGKKEIYIASNSYKIDDPKLKYADIIKAGHINQDLTRYELRRVWHVVATLKEGQRHIYAKRDFFIDEDTWQAAVIDHYDGRGQLWRVAEAHAENYYDKQVPWYALETLYDLQSGRYLALGMKNEEKQAYDFGFTATTSDFTPAALRQDGVR; translated from the coding sequence ATGAAAATAACCAAAAGTCTGTTGCACGTGGGTGTGCTTGGGCTGTCGATCCTGGCGAGCAACGTCATGGCGGCAGTGTCGGCGGATGAAGCCGCCAAGCTGGGCACGACCCTGACGCCGATGGGCGCTGAAATGGCCGGTAACGCGGCGGGCACCATTCCTAAATGGTCACCGCTGCCCACCAACGCCGGCGCTGTCGACGCCCGTGGATTCCTGGCCAACCCCTACGCCAGTGAACAACCGCAATTCACCATCACGGCGGCGAACGTCGAGCAGTACAAAGACAAGCTGGCGCCGGGGCAGTACGCGATGTTCAAGCGCTACCCGGAAACCTTCAAGATGCCGGTCTACCCGACTCATCGCGGCGCCACGGTGCCAGCGGATGTGTTTGCCTCCATCAAGAAGAACGCCACCAACACCAACCTGGTGTCTGGCGGCAACGGCCTGGAAAACTTCGAAACCGCCGTGCCGTTCCCGATCCCGAAAAGCGGTGTCGAGGTGATCTGGAACCACATCACTCGCTATCGCGGCGGCAGCGTAACCCGTTTGGTAACCCAGGCTACGCCGCAAACCAACGGTTCCTACAGCCTGGTGTATTTCCGTGACCAGTTTGTGTTCCGCGACAAGATGAAGGACTACGACCCGAAAAATCCGGGCAACGTGCTGTTCTACTTCAAGCAGCAAGTGACCGCGCCGGCCCGTCTGGCCGGTGGTGTACTGTTGGTGCACGAAACCCTGGACCAGGTGAAGGAACCGCGGTCGGCCTGGGTCTACAACGCCGGCCAGCGCCGTGTGCGCCGGGCGCCGCAAGTGTCCTATGACGGGCCAGGCACCGCAGCCGACGGCCTGCGTACCTCCGACAACCTCGACATGTACAACGGTGCGCCGGATCGCTACGACTGGAAGCTGGACGGCAAGAAAGAAATCTACATCGCCTCCAACAGCTACAAGATCGATGATCCGAAGCTCAAGTACGCCGACATCATCAAGGCCGGCCACATCAACCAGGACCTGACCCGCTACGAGTTGCGTCGCGTCTGGCACGTGGTCGCCACTTTGAAAGAAGGCCAGCGCCACATCTACGCCAAGCGTGACTTCTTCATCGACGAAGACACCTGGCAAGCCGCCGTGATCGACCACTACGACGGTCGTGGCCAACTGTGGCGCGTGGCGGAAGCCCATGCCGAGAACTACTACGACAAGCAAGTGCCGTGGTACGCCCTGGAAACCCTCTACGACCTGCAGTCCGGCCGTTACCTGGCGCTGGGCATGAAGAACGAAGAGAAGCAGGCGTATGACTTTGGCTTCACCGCCACCACCAGTGACTTCACCCCGGCGGCCCTGCGCCAGGATGGAGTTCGCTAA
- a CDS encoding LuxR C-terminal-related transcriptional regulator, producing the protein MTDLSRIQGPASAVIPTLEGRFYRPPLPDGYVLRPRLCERLSAGLEGRLLLVSAPAGFGKSSLAVEFCQGLPAHWQSLWLGLSPRDNDPGRFLERLLDGLQQFFPQLGAQSLGLLKMRQRHQPFAFEEWLDGLLDELAVQLSTLAPLLLVLDDYHLAQGPVLDRCLQFFLNHLPDGLVVLVTSRQRPDWHLARLRLSRHLLELHEQDLRLTHEESLAVLDRHSSSLRGEALDNLIRRSEGWVAGLRFWLLAASEAGSDGALPQSLHGGEGLIRDYLLEEVIDCLPTEVQAFLYDTAPQDRFCSELCDAVREAHDSAEILRYLQAHQVFLVPLDDQGHWYRYHHLFSDLLRTRRASSNVLPAASLHLRACRWFNAQGLIDEAVEQALRAGHLDVAANLVQNLSEEQLLAEQNVGMLLRWKMDLPDSLLISTPRLIVLYSWALGLACQLDAAEELSSYLSRFLPAPSATAQKSMLAQWLALSGIIARGRGDRELTQRYCSEALESLPQRRYGQRLMCLSTLSNLAIVDADLWRARGLNRESLELAQRVGNPLFEALAHYDRARVLQARGEILRSLDEVRQGLQRLHGLAPQRLYAVRARLSLYEGFLLLVRLQPEAGLARLRAGLAEARACRDISVLIGHCVIANFEGRRGDFAKAFAELAEAERLMHIWDVPPIYYLAMITLIKCELWLAQGRTDLADAWLTRLGQTYNGEHAAAAPEFHPHLPQHIGLQQAALDATRHQPAAALQRLEELAQQAHNSGRQMIALMALTQQVQLLLEDGQEAKARPVFAQALEAGMGGALQPFQRLLETHPDWMREQLAKDPHGLLNQSLLALLPSVVVVEAVSTHETLSARELAVLQLIAQGCSNQEISNRLFISLHTVKTHASHINSKLGVERRTQAVARAQELRLIG; encoded by the coding sequence ATGACTGATCTGTCCCGAATCCAAGGGCCTGCCAGTGCGGTAATCCCGACCCTGGAAGGTCGCTTCTACAGGCCCCCCCTGCCTGACGGCTACGTGCTGCGCCCGCGCCTGTGCGAACGCCTGAGCGCCGGGCTGGAAGGGCGACTGTTACTGGTCAGTGCACCGGCTGGTTTCGGCAAGAGTTCATTGGCGGTGGAGTTCTGCCAGGGCTTGCCGGCCCATTGGCAAAGCCTGTGGCTGGGCCTCAGTCCACGAGACAACGACCCTGGGCGTTTCCTCGAACGCCTGCTCGACGGCTTGCAGCAATTCTTCCCGCAACTCGGCGCCCAATCCCTGGGCCTGCTGAAAATGCGTCAGCGTCATCAACCCTTTGCCTTTGAAGAATGGCTCGATGGCCTGCTCGACGAGCTGGCGGTGCAGCTGTCCACCCTGGCGCCGTTATTACTGGTGCTGGATGATTACCATCTGGCCCAGGGGCCGGTGCTCGACCGTTGCCTGCAGTTTTTCCTCAATCATTTGCCTGATGGCCTGGTGGTATTGGTCACTAGCCGTCAGCGGCCGGACTGGCATCTGGCGCGGCTGCGGTTGTCGCGTCACCTACTGGAACTGCACGAACAGGATCTGCGCCTGACGCACGAGGAATCACTGGCCGTGCTGGATCGTCACAGCAGTTCCTTGCGCGGCGAAGCTCTCGACAACCTGATCCGCCGCAGCGAAGGCTGGGTCGCCGGCCTGCGTTTCTGGCTACTGGCCGCCTCCGAGGCTGGCAGCGACGGCGCCTTGCCGCAGAGTCTGCACGGCGGCGAAGGGCTGATCCGCGATTACCTGCTGGAAGAAGTCATCGACTGCCTGCCGACCGAAGTGCAGGCGTTTTTGTACGACACCGCCCCTCAGGACCGTTTTTGCAGCGAACTCTGCGACGCGGTGCGTGAGGCCCACGACAGCGCCGAAATCCTGCGTTACCTCCAGGCGCACCAAGTGTTCCTGGTGCCGCTGGACGACCAGGGCCATTGGTACCGTTATCACCATCTTTTTTCGGATTTGCTGCGCACGCGGCGCGCCAGCAGCAACGTGCTGCCGGCGGCCAGCCTGCACCTGCGCGCGTGTCGCTGGTTCAATGCCCAAGGTTTGATCGACGAGGCGGTGGAGCAGGCGTTGCGCGCCGGTCACCTGGATGTGGCTGCGAATCTGGTACAAAACCTTTCCGAAGAACAACTGTTGGCCGAGCAGAACGTGGGCATGTTGCTGCGCTGGAAAATGGACTTGCCTGACAGCCTATTGATCAGCACGCCGCGCTTGATCGTGCTCTACAGCTGGGCCTTGGGCCTGGCCTGCCAACTGGATGCGGCGGAGGAACTGTCCAGTTACCTCAGTCGCTTCCTGCCGGCGCCGTCGGCCACTGCGCAAAAGTCGATGTTGGCCCAGTGGCTGGCATTGAGCGGGATCATCGCCCGTGGCCGTGGCGATCGCGAACTGACCCAGCGCTATTGCAGCGAAGCGCTGGAAAGCTTGCCGCAACGGCGTTACGGCCAGCGGTTGATGTGCTTGTCGACCCTGTCCAACCTGGCCATTGTCGATGCCGACCTGTGGCGTGCACGGGGTTTGAATCGTGAATCCCTGGAACTGGCGCAGCGCGTCGGCAACCCCTTGTTCGAAGCCCTGGCCCATTACGACCGCGCGCGGGTGTTGCAGGCGCGCGGCGAGATCCTGCGTTCCCTGGATGAAGTGCGCCAGGGCCTGCAACGCCTGCACGGCCTGGCGCCGCAGCGCTTGTACGCGGTGCGTGCACGGTTATCGCTTTACGAGGGTTTTTTGTTGCTGGTGCGGCTCCAGCCCGAAGCGGGTCTTGCCCGTTTGCGTGCCGGTCTTGCTGAAGCCCGCGCGTGTCGCGATATCAGTGTGTTGATCGGCCATTGTGTGATTGCCAATTTCGAGGGGCGCCGTGGCGACTTCGCCAAAGCCTTCGCCGAACTGGCCGAGGCCGAACGCCTGATGCATATCTGGGACGTGCCGCCGATCTACTACCTGGCAATGATCACCTTGATCAAGTGCGAGCTGTGGCTGGCCCAAGGCCGTACCGACCTGGCCGACGCCTGGTTGACGCGCCTGGGGCAAACCTACAATGGCGAACACGCCGCCGCGGCGCCGGAGTTCCACCCACACCTGCCGCAGCACATCGGGCTGCAACAGGCTGCGTTGGACGCGACTCGCCACCAACCTGCTGCAGCGTTGCAGCGCCTTGAAGAACTGGCGCAACAGGCGCACAACAGCGGGCGTCAGATGATCGCGCTGATGGCCCTGACCCAACAGGTGCAACTGCTGCTGGAAGACGGCCAGGAGGCCAAGGCGCGTCCGGTGTTTGCCCAGGCCCTTGAGGCCGGCATGGGTGGCGCGTTGCAACCCTTCCAGCGTTTGCTGGAGACTCATCCAGACTGGATGCGTGAGCAGCTTGCCAAAGATCCCCATGGGCTGCTGAACCAGAGTCTGCTGGCGTTGTTGCCGTCGGTCGTGGTGGTGGAGGCCGTTTCAACCCATGAGACGTTGAGCGCGCGGGAGCTGGCGGTGCTGCAATTGATTGCTCAGGGGTGTTCCAACCAAGAGATCAGCAACCGGTTGTTTATCTCCCTGCACACGGTCAAGACACACGCGAGCCACATCAACAGCAAGCTGGGTGTGGAGCGGCGTACCCAGGCGGTGGCTAGGGCTCAAGAGCTGAGGTTGATCGGCTAG